In one Bordetella pertussis 18323 genomic region, the following are encoded:
- a CDS encoding enoyl-CoA hydratase/isomerase family protein: MSAADQPPRYGTLTLQTDGALAILTLDRPAALNAIDIAMARDLQAAARWLQDRAALRVVLLRGAGKAFCAGGDIALFQGPPEEIRASLRALFTPLNDCVARIAAMDQLWLADVHGVAAGAGLSLALACDLAIAADDARLVTAYLKLGATPDAGMTHALAHLLGRRRALALLLRAEPIDAAQALQWGLVDRVAPAAERADQALAYARELAAHAPHDVAAAKRLLRQAPATSLEQQLEDEAAAFLAAAGRADFAEGVQAFLAKRPPRFTGA; the protein is encoded by the coding sequence ATGTCCGCCGCCGACCAGCCGCCGCGCTATGGCACCCTGACCTTGCAGACCGATGGCGCGCTCGCCATCCTTACCCTGGACCGCCCCGCCGCGCTCAATGCCATCGACATCGCCATGGCGCGCGACCTGCAGGCCGCGGCCCGCTGGCTGCAAGACCGCGCGGCGCTGCGCGTGGTGCTGCTGCGCGGCGCCGGCAAGGCCTTTTGCGCCGGCGGCGACATCGCCCTGTTCCAGGGCCCGCCCGAGGAGATCCGCGCCAGCCTGCGGGCGCTGTTCACGCCGCTCAACGATTGCGTGGCGCGCATCGCCGCCATGGACCAGCTGTGGCTGGCCGATGTGCACGGCGTGGCCGCCGGCGCGGGCCTGTCCCTGGCGCTGGCCTGCGACCTGGCGATCGCCGCCGACGACGCGCGGCTGGTCACGGCCTACCTGAAACTGGGCGCCACGCCCGATGCCGGCATGACCCATGCGCTGGCCCATCTGCTGGGCCGCCGCCGCGCGCTGGCGCTGCTGCTGCGCGCCGAACCCATCGACGCCGCGCAGGCGCTGCAGTGGGGATTGGTCGATCGCGTGGCGCCGGCAGCCGAGCGGGCCGACCAGGCGCTGGCCTATGCGCGCGAACTGGCCGCCCATGCGCCGCACGACGTGGCCGCCGCCAAGCGCCTGCTGCGCCAGGCGCCAGCCACATCGCTGGAACAGCAGCTCGAGGATGAAGCCGCCGCCTTCCTGGCGGCGGCCGGACGCGCCGACTTCGCCGAAGGCGTGCAGGCCTTCCTGGCCAAACGCCCGCCCCGCTTCACCGGCGCCTGA
- the iscU gene encoding Fe-S cluster assembly scaffold IscU, whose protein sequence is MAYSSKVLDHYENPRNVGSFDKGDDSVGTGMVGAPACGDVMKLQIKVNEAGVIEDARFKTYGCGSAIASSSLVTEWVKGKTLDEAMNIRNTQIAEELALPPVKIHCSILAEDAIKAAVQDYKTKHGAETPEAVAAN, encoded by the coding sequence ATGGCTTACAGCAGCAAAGTTCTGGATCACTACGAAAACCCCCGCAACGTCGGCTCGTTCGACAAGGGTGACGACTCGGTCGGCACCGGCATGGTCGGCGCGCCCGCCTGTGGCGACGTGATGAAGCTGCAGATCAAGGTCAACGAGGCCGGCGTCATCGAGGACGCGCGCTTCAAGACCTACGGCTGCGGCTCGGCGATCGCCTCCAGCTCGCTGGTGACGGAGTGGGTCAAGGGCAAGACGCTGGACGAGGCGATGAACATCCGCAACACCCAGATCGCCGAAGAACTGGCCCTGCCGCCCGTGAAGATCCACTGCTCGATCCTCGCCGAGGACGCGATCAAGGCTGCCGTGCAGGACTACAAGACCAAGCACGGGGCCGAGACGCCCGAGGCCGTCGCGGCGAACTGA
- a CDS encoding IscS subfamily cysteine desulfurase — protein MSNRPIYLDYSATTPVDPRVVEKMIPWLYESFGNPASRSHAFGWEAEDAVEKAREEVAKLVNADPREIVWTSGATESDNLAIKGAANFYAERGKHIITVKTEHKAVLDTCRELERQGFEVTYLDVQDDGLLSLDAFKAALRPDTILVSVMMVNNEIGVIQDIAALGEICREKGIIFHVDAAQATGKVEIDLQKLKVDLMSFSAHKTYGPKGIGALYVRRKPRVRIEAQMHGGGHERGFRSGTLATHQIVGMGEAFRLAREEMGTENERVRMLRDRLLAGLTQIEEVYVNGSMEHRVPHNLNISFNYVEGESLIMAIKELAVSSGSACTSASLEPSYVLRALGRNDELAHSSIRFTLGRFTTEQEIDFTIELIKSRVGKLRDMSPLWEMAQEGIDLNSVQWAAH, from the coding sequence ATGAGCAATCGCCCCATCTACCTGGACTACTCGGCTACCACGCCGGTCGACCCGCGCGTGGTCGAGAAAATGATTCCCTGGTTGTACGAGAGTTTCGGCAATCCGGCCTCGCGCAGCCACGCCTTTGGCTGGGAAGCCGAGGACGCGGTCGAGAAGGCCCGCGAGGAAGTTGCCAAGCTGGTCAACGCCGATCCGCGCGAGATCGTCTGGACTTCCGGCGCTACCGAGTCGGACAACCTGGCCATCAAGGGCGCGGCGAATTTCTACGCCGAGCGCGGCAAGCACATCATTACCGTCAAGACCGAACACAAGGCGGTGCTGGATACCTGTCGGGAGCTCGAACGCCAGGGCTTTGAAGTGACCTACCTGGATGTCCAGGACGATGGTCTGCTCAGCCTCGATGCGTTCAAGGCTGCGCTGCGCCCGGATACCATCCTGGTGTCGGTGATGATGGTCAACAACGAGATCGGCGTCATCCAGGACATCGCCGCGCTGGGCGAGATCTGCCGCGAGAAGGGCATCATCTTCCACGTGGACGCGGCCCAGGCCACCGGCAAGGTCGAGATCGACCTGCAGAAGCTGAAGGTGGACCTGATGTCGTTCTCGGCGCACAAGACGTACGGCCCCAAGGGCATCGGCGCGCTGTATGTGCGGCGCAAGCCGCGCGTGCGCATCGAGGCGCAGATGCACGGCGGCGGCCACGAACGGGGCTTCCGGTCGGGCACGCTGGCCACGCACCAGATCGTCGGCATGGGCGAGGCGTTCCGCCTGGCGCGCGAGGAAATGGGCACCGAGAACGAGCGCGTGCGCATGCTGCGCGACCGCCTGCTGGCCGGCCTGACGCAGATCGAGGAAGTGTATGTGAACGGCAGCATGGAGCACCGCGTGCCGCACAACCTGAACATCAGCTTCAACTATGTCGAGGGCGAGTCTCTGATCATGGCGATCAAGGAGCTGGCCGTTTCCAGCGGTTCGGCCTGCACGTCGGCCAGCCTGGAGCCGTCCTATGTGCTGCGCGCGCTGGGCCGCAACGACGAGCTGGCGCACAGCTCCATCCGCTTTACCCTGGGCCGCTTCACGACCGAACAGGAAATCGACTTCACGATCGAACTGATCAAGAGTCGTGTCGGCAAGCTGCGCGATATGTCGCCGTTGTGGGAAATGGCCCAGGAAGGCATTGATCTGAATTCCGTGCAGTGGGCCGCGCACTGA
- the fdx gene encoding ISC system 2Fe-2S type ferredoxin — MPKLTVLPHPDVCPEGAVIEDAPKGVSICRVMLDNHIEIEHACELSCACTTCHVVVRQGFNSLEDATDDEEDLLDKAWGLTSTSRLSCQALIGEEDLTVEIPKYTINHAKEQH; from the coding sequence ATGCCGAAACTAACTGTATTGCCTCACCCCGACGTCTGCCCGGAGGGTGCCGTCATCGAGGACGCGCCCAAGGGCGTGTCGATCTGCCGGGTGATGCTGGATAACCATATCGAAATCGAACACGCTTGCGAGCTGTCCTGTGCCTGCACCACCTGCCACGTGGTCGTGCGCCAGGGTTTCAATTCGCTCGAGGACGCGACCGACGACGAAGAGGACCTGCTGGACAAGGCCTGGGGCCTGACCTCGACGTCGCGCCTGTCGTGCCAGGCGCTGATCGGCGAGGAAGACCTGACCGTGGAAATCCCGAAATACACGATCAACCACGCCAAGGAGCAGCACTGA
- the hscB gene encoding Fe-S protein assembly co-chaperone HscB, with protein MAADDHFSLFGLPTRFALDPVQLEQAWRAVAARVHPDRYATASAAERRVAMQWAARANEAYRQLRDPMLRARYLCEQAGVDLQTESNTAMDPAFLMQQMEWREMLDDARRDPAAFAALRAELEQARLRMQQTLSELIDERGDYQQAGTKVREWMFVEKLAQELSAAQPMQ; from the coding sequence TTGGCGGCAGACGACCATTTCAGCCTGTTCGGCTTGCCGACCCGGTTTGCGTTGGATCCGGTCCAGCTCGAACAGGCCTGGCGCGCCGTGGCGGCGCGCGTGCATCCCGATCGTTATGCCACGGCCAGCGCCGCCGAGCGCCGGGTCGCCATGCAGTGGGCGGCGCGCGCCAACGAGGCCTACCGGCAGTTGCGCGACCCCATGCTGCGCGCCCGCTACCTGTGCGAGCAGGCGGGCGTGGACCTGCAGACCGAAAGCAATACCGCGATGGATCCGGCTTTCCTGATGCAGCAGATGGAATGGCGCGAAATGCTCGACGATGCGCGCCGCGATCCGGCCGCTTTCGCGGCCCTGCGCGCCGAGCTGGAACAGGCGCGGCTGCGGATGCAGCAGACGCTGTCGGAGCTGATCGACGAGCGCGGCGACTACCAGCAGGCCGGCACCAAGGTGCGCGAATGGATGTTCGTGGAAAAACTGGCGCAGGAGCTGAGCGCGGCGCAACCCATGCAATAG
- a CDS encoding GntR family transcriptional regulator: MALSAIEPFALDRSGATPLHAQVADAIRNHIRDHRLTAGTVLPSEAALCHSFGVARSVVRQALGALVAEGLIRRDPGRAPVVAPPREHRRMVQRSAGLYEQFAGLGVALRTRVLACRPAEPPPEVAAFFGTTETLLLERLRSVDAQPLAYVRTWLPRAAIAGLAADHLQDASLHRVLAQRFGLRPGRGRNRIRAVAAEAALAQALDVAPGSPLLMLEGQGLDQDGHPLEWFTTWHRPENLVFDVDVGQERESVQPALTCGTAAVAPPAVAAPPSGALDAVEQSLLQALQAVRRAREDQQE; the protein is encoded by the coding sequence ATGGCGTTGTCCGCCATTGAACCCTTTGCGCTGGACCGTTCCGGCGCAACGCCCCTGCATGCGCAGGTGGCGGACGCAATCCGCAACCATATCCGCGATCACCGGCTGACCGCCGGTACCGTGCTGCCCAGCGAAGCGGCGCTGTGCCACAGCTTCGGCGTGGCGCGCAGCGTGGTGCGGCAGGCCCTGGGCGCCCTGGTGGCCGAAGGGCTGATCCGTCGCGACCCGGGCCGCGCGCCGGTGGTGGCGCCGCCGCGCGAACACCGGCGCATGGTGCAGCGCTCGGCCGGCCTGTACGAGCAGTTCGCCGGCCTGGGCGTGGCGCTGCGCACGCGCGTGCTGGCCTGCCGGCCCGCCGAGCCGCCGCCCGAGGTGGCGGCCTTCTTCGGCACGACCGAGACGCTGCTGCTGGAGCGTTTGCGCAGCGTCGACGCCCAGCCGCTGGCCTACGTGCGCACCTGGCTGCCGCGCGCGGCCATCGCCGGGTTGGCGGCGGACCACCTGCAGGACGCCTCGCTGCACCGCGTGCTGGCGCAGCGCTTCGGCCTGCGCCCGGGACGCGGCCGCAACCGCATCCGGGCCGTGGCCGCCGAAGCGGCGCTGGCGCAGGCGCTGGACGTGGCGCCAGGCAGCCCGCTGCTGATGCTGGAAGGGCAGGGGCTGGACCAGGACGGCCATCCGCTGGAGTGGTTCACCACCTGGCATCGCCCCGAGAACCTGGTGTTCGACGTGGACGTGGGGCAGGAGCGGGAAAGCGTGCAGCCCGCGCTCACCTGCGGCACGGCCGCCGTGGCGCCGCCGGCGGTGGCCGCGCCGCCGTCCGGCGCGCTGGACGCCGTCGAACAGTCGCTGCTGCAGGCGCTGCAGGCCGTGCGGCGGGCCCGCGAGGACCAGCAGGAGTAG
- the hscA gene encoding Fe-S protein assembly chaperone HscA: MALLQISEPGDSPAPHQRKLAVGIDLGTTNSLVAAVRSSVPEVLADAQGQVLLPSAVRYLDGGAVRIGREALLEQARDPLNTIVSVKRFMGRSAADAVASGAPYEFVDAPGMVRLRTVQGDLSPVEVSAQILAVLRQRAEDVLGDDLVGAVITVPAYFDDAQRQATRDAARLAGLNVLRLLNEPTAAAIAYGLDQAAEGIYAVYDLGGGTFDISILRLTQGVFEVIATGGDTALGGDDFDSAIVAHACAGEDVAALPVADRRALLVAARAAREALTDQAQAPFEVTLRDGRAIQATLTRAQFEQLAEPLVGRTLDSARRALRDAGLAVGDVRGVVMVGGATRMPVVRQQVGALFGTEPLTNLDPDQVVALGAALQANLLAGNRALGEDWLLLDVIPLSLGLETMGGLVERIIPRNSTIPVARAQEFTTFKDGQTAMSVHVVQGERDLVSDCRSLARFELRGIPPMVAGAARIRVTFQVDADGLLSVTAREQSTGVEAAVAVKPSYGLSDDEIARMLADSVTQADSDARARMLREQQVEARQLVESVGAALAADGDLLDPAERATVDQRLQAAAQAQSLDDVEAVRAAVQALSDATEEFAARRMDRSIRSALAGRKLDELA, encoded by the coding sequence ATGGCTTTATTGCAGATTTCCGAGCCGGGCGATTCGCCCGCCCCGCACCAGCGCAAGCTGGCCGTGGGTATAGACCTGGGCACGACCAATTCGCTGGTGGCCGCGGTGCGCAGCAGCGTGCCCGAAGTGCTGGCCGACGCGCAAGGGCAGGTCCTGCTGCCGTCGGCCGTGCGCTACCTGGACGGCGGCGCGGTGCGAATCGGCCGCGAGGCCCTGCTGGAGCAGGCGCGCGATCCGCTGAACACCATCGTCTCGGTCAAGCGCTTCATGGGCCGCAGCGCGGCCGACGCCGTGGCCAGCGGCGCGCCGTACGAGTTCGTCGACGCGCCCGGCATGGTACGCCTGCGCACGGTCCAGGGCGATCTCAGCCCGGTCGAAGTCTCGGCGCAGATCCTGGCCGTGCTGCGCCAGCGCGCCGAAGACGTGCTGGGCGACGACCTGGTGGGCGCGGTGATCACCGTGCCGGCGTATTTCGACGACGCGCAGCGCCAGGCCACGCGCGATGCCGCGCGGCTGGCCGGCCTGAATGTGCTGCGCCTGCTCAACGAGCCGACCGCGGCGGCCATCGCCTATGGGCTGGACCAGGCCGCCGAAGGCATTTACGCGGTGTATGACCTGGGCGGCGGCACGTTCGATATTTCCATTCTGCGCCTGACCCAGGGCGTGTTCGAAGTGATTGCCACGGGTGGCGATACGGCGCTGGGCGGGGACGATTTCGACAGCGCCATCGTGGCCCATGCCTGCGCCGGCGAGGACGTGGCGGCATTGCCGGTGGCCGACCGGCGCGCGTTGCTGGTGGCCGCTCGCGCCGCGCGCGAGGCGCTGACCGACCAGGCGCAGGCGCCGTTCGAGGTGACGTTGCGAGACGGTCGCGCCATCCAGGCGACGCTGACCCGCGCGCAGTTCGAGCAGCTGGCCGAGCCGCTGGTCGGACGCACGCTGGACAGCGCGCGGCGCGCCCTGCGCGATGCCGGACTGGCGGTCGGCGACGTGCGCGGCGTGGTGATGGTGGGCGGGGCGACCCGCATGCCGGTGGTGCGCCAGCAGGTCGGCGCGCTGTTCGGCACCGAGCCGCTGACCAACCTGGACCCCGACCAGGTGGTGGCGCTGGGCGCCGCCCTGCAGGCCAACCTGCTGGCGGGCAACCGCGCGCTGGGCGAGGACTGGCTGCTGCTGGATGTCATTCCGCTGTCGCTGGGCCTGGAAACCATGGGCGGGCTGGTCGAGCGCATCATTCCGCGCAACAGCACCATCCCCGTGGCGCGCGCGCAGGAATTCACCACCTTCAAGGATGGCCAGACCGCCATGAGCGTGCATGTGGTGCAGGGCGAGCGCGATCTGGTGTCCGATTGCCGCTCGCTGGCGCGCTTCGAGCTGCGCGGCATTCCGCCCATGGTGGCGGGCGCGGCGCGCATCCGCGTCACGTTCCAGGTCGATGCCGATGGCCTGTTGAGCGTGACGGCGCGTGAGCAGAGCACCGGGGTCGAGGCGGCGGTAGCGGTCAAGCCCTCGTACGGCCTGTCCGATGACGAGATTGCCCGCATGCTGGCCGATAGCGTCACCCAGGCCGACAGCGACGCGCGCGCGCGCATGCTGCGCGAGCAGCAGGTCGAGGCGCGCCAGCTGGTGGAGTCGGTGGGCGCGGCGCTGGCCGCCGATGGCGACCTGCTGGATCCGGCCGAGCGCGCCACCGTGGACCAGCGCCTGCAGGCGGCGGCGCAGGCGCAGTCGCTCGACGACGTCGAAGCCGTTCGGGCCGCGGTGCAGGCGCTTTCGGATGCCACAGAAGAATTCGCCGCGCGGCGCATGGACCGCAGCATCCGCTCCGCGCTGGCCGGCCGTAAACTCGATGAACTCGCCTGA
- the dtnK gene encoding D-threonate kinase, with protein MGGPYIGIVADDLTGSGDTAVQFVRAGWATQLSVGGAEQALADPAVRQAEVLAVTTHSRPLAAADAAAVVRGEVERLRAAGVQRLYKKVDSTLRGAFKAEIDAARLAWGEGAIAVVCPAFPVTGRTVRQGVLYVSDRPVTETSAATDPVTPVTESHIPTLLGCAQLAAQAGETPAELARRIAAAAPVVVVDALDDADVQRLARAIGVLGQRAVPVGSGGLAAPLARVWAGGQAAGPVLVVVTSQHSAARQQAAALQQAGARTWAPTLAQLADDRNWAAWTAEVEAAEHGMPAVDALMLLAPEGRLAGLDADSVARRLGELAARLVLAHGAAGVVATGGDGASAVLAALQASGIALVDEVTGGVPLGTLTGGQAAGLPVVTKAGGFGEQDVLIRAAQAIRERRFTK; from the coding sequence ATGGGCGGGCCGTACATAGGCATCGTGGCCGACGATCTGACCGGGTCGGGCGACACCGCGGTGCAGTTCGTGCGGGCCGGCTGGGCGACCCAGCTGTCGGTGGGCGGCGCCGAGCAGGCGCTGGCCGATCCGGCCGTGCGCCAGGCCGAGGTGCTGGCGGTCACGACGCACAGCCGCCCCTTGGCGGCGGCGGATGCCGCCGCCGTGGTGCGCGGCGAGGTCGAGAGGCTGCGCGCCGCCGGCGTGCAGCGCCTGTACAAGAAGGTCGATTCGACCTTGCGCGGCGCCTTCAAGGCCGAGATCGACGCCGCGCGGCTGGCTTGGGGCGAGGGTGCCATCGCGGTGGTCTGCCCGGCGTTTCCCGTCACCGGCCGCACGGTGCGCCAGGGCGTGCTGTACGTGAGCGATCGGCCGGTCACCGAGACCTCGGCCGCCACCGACCCCGTGACGCCGGTGACCGAGTCGCACATTCCCACCCTCTTGGGCTGTGCCCAGCTGGCGGCGCAGGCGGGGGAAACCCCGGCCGAACTGGCGCGGCGCATCGCCGCCGCCGCTCCGGTGGTCGTGGTCGATGCCCTGGACGACGCCGATGTGCAGCGGCTGGCGCGCGCCATCGGCGTGCTGGGCCAGCGCGCCGTGCCCGTCGGCTCGGGCGGGCTGGCCGCGCCGCTGGCGCGGGTATGGGCCGGCGGGCAGGCGGCCGGCCCGGTGCTGGTGGTCGTGACTTCGCAGCACAGCGCGGCGCGCCAGCAGGCCGCCGCGCTGCAGCAGGCCGGCGCGCGCACCTGGGCGCCGACGCTGGCGCAACTGGCCGATGACCGCAACTGGGCGGCCTGGACCGCCGAGGTCGAGGCGGCCGAGCACGGCATGCCGGCGGTCGACGCCCTGATGCTGCTGGCGCCCGAAGGGCGCCTGGCCGGGCTGGACGCAGACAGCGTCGCGCGCAGGCTGGGCGAGCTGGCCGCGCGCCTGGTGCTGGCGCACGGCGCGGCCGGCGTGGTGGCCACCGGCGGCGACGGCGCCAGCGCCGTGCTGGCGGCATTGCAGGCCAGCGGTATTGCGCTGGTCGACGAAGTCACCGGCGGCGTACCGCTGGGCACCCTGACCGGTGGCCAGGCGGCAGGGCTGCCGGTCGTGACCAAGGCCGGCGGCTTTGGCGAGCAGGATGTATTGATCCGGGCCGCGCAGGCGATCCGGGAACGGAGATTCACGAAATGA
- a CDS encoding IS481-like element IS481 family transposase has translation MNTHKHARLTFLRRLEMVQQLIAHQVCVPEAARAYGVTAPTVRKWLGRFLAQGQAGLADASSRPTVSPRAIAPAKALAIVELRRKRLTQARIAQALGVSASTVSRVLARAGLSHLADLEPAEPVVRYEHQAPGDLLHIDIKKLGRIQRPGHRVTGNRRDTVEGAGWDFVFVAIDDHARVAFTDIHPDERFPSAVQFLKDAVAYYQRLGVTIQRLLTDNGSAFRSRAFAALCHELGIKHRFTRPYRPQTNGKAERFIQSALREWAYAHTYQNSQHRADAMKSWLHHYNWHRPHQGIGRAVPISRLNLDEYNLLTVHS, from the coding sequence ATGAACACCCATAAGCATGCCCGATTGACCTTCCTACGTCGACTCGAAATGGTCCAGCAATTGATCGCCCATCAAGTTTGTGTGCCTGAAGCGGCCCGCGCCTATGGGGTCACCGCGCCGACTGTGCGCAAATGGCTGGGCCGCTTCCTGGCTCAGGGCCAGGCGGGCTTGGCCGATGCGTCCTCGCGCCCGACGGTCTCGCCCCGAGCGATTGCGCCGGCCAAGGCGCTGGCTATCGTGGAGCTGCGCCGCAAGCGGCTGACCCAAGCGCGCATCGCCCAGGCGCTGGGCGTGTCAGCCAGCACCGTCAGCCGCGTCCTGGCCCGCGCCGGTCTGTCGCACCTGGCCGACCTGGAGCCGGCCGAGCCGGTGGTGCGCTACGAGCATCAGGCCCCCGGCGATCTGCTGCACATCGACATCAAGAAGCTGGGACGTATCCAGCGCCCTGGCCACCGGGTCACGGGCAACCGACGCGATACCGTTGAGGGGGCCGGCTGGGACTTCGTCTTCGTGGCCATCGATGACCACGCCCGCGTGGCCTTCACCGACATCCACCCCGACGAGCGCTTCCCCAGCGCCGTCCAGTTCCTCAAGGACGCAGTGGCCTACTACCAGCGCCTGGGCGTGACCATCCAGCGCTTGCTCACCGACAATGGCTCGGCCTTTCGCAGCCGCGCCTTCGCCGCGCTGTGCCATGAGCTGGGCATCAAGCACCGCTTTACCCGACCTTACCGCCCACAGACCAATGGCAAGGCCGAACGCTTCATCCAGTCGGCCTTGCGTGAGTGGGCTTACGCTCACACCTACCAGAACTCCCAACACCGAGCCGATGCCATGAAATCCTGGCTACACCACTACAACTGGCATCGACCCCACCAAGGCATCGGGCGCGCTGTACCCATCTCCAGACTCAACCTGGACGAATACAACCTATTGACAGTTCACAGCTAG
- the iscX gene encoding Fe-S cluster assembly protein IscX, whose protein sequence is MKWTDIYEIAAALADTHPDADPQTVRFTQLREWVLGLPGFADDPAHCGEKILEAIQMAWIEEMD, encoded by the coding sequence ATGAAGTGGACCGACATCTACGAGATTGCCGCCGCCCTGGCCGATACGCACCCCGACGCGGATCCGCAGACCGTGCGCTTCACGCAGTTGCGCGAGTGGGTGCTGGGCCTGCCGGGTTTTGCCGATGATCCCGCGCATTGCGGCGAGAAGATCCTCGAGGCCATCCAGATGGCCTGGATCGAGGAAATGGACTGA
- a CDS encoding methylglyoxal synthase translates to MTTASLRFGLAANRLHHETPDAALFTWLRACSATIREMGIQLHTVGRTHDAIVREGMLQGYSGLVRYPYGREGGLMKLVARVTEGRDGDAPFDGAIYLIDPVDPSSIFPEALALKRQCITHGRPFISTLAGAIEWIEVERVLAGLAPDATAARLFDFTGQTLALISHDALKEDMVAFAAEHFDLLSQFARRVATGTTGGLLNDLAWSRGWPKDRPWVHRYLSGPLGGDAQIAELVLEHQCQRVIFFEDPHVARQHEADIQLLERAVRVVTASATCATSPSVARRWAQAVQRRQAGRA, encoded by the coding sequence ATGACGACTGCTTCCCTGCGCTTCGGCCTTGCCGCCAATCGCCTGCACCACGAAACGCCCGACGCGGCCCTGTTTACCTGGCTGCGCGCCTGCTCGGCCACGATCCGCGAGATGGGCATCCAGTTGCATACGGTGGGCCGCACGCACGATGCGATCGTGCGCGAGGGCATGCTGCAGGGCTACAGCGGACTGGTGCGCTATCCGTATGGGCGCGAGGGCGGCCTGATGAAGCTGGTGGCGCGCGTGACCGAGGGCCGCGATGGCGACGCCCCGTTCGATGGCGCCATCTACCTGATCGACCCGGTGGACCCGTCGTCGATCTTTCCCGAGGCGCTGGCACTCAAGCGCCAGTGCATCACGCACGGCCGGCCGTTCATCTCGACGCTGGCGGGCGCCATCGAGTGGATCGAGGTCGAGCGGGTGCTGGCCGGCCTGGCGCCGGACGCCACCGCGGCGCGGCTGTTCGATTTCACCGGCCAGACCCTGGCCTTGATTTCCCACGATGCGCTCAAGGAAGATATGGTGGCGTTTGCCGCCGAGCATTTCGACCTGCTGTCGCAGTTCGCGCGGCGCGTGGCCACCGGCACGACCGGCGGTCTGCTCAATGACCTGGCCTGGTCGCGCGGCTGGCCCAAGGATCGCCCGTGGGTACACCGCTACCTGAGCGGGCCCTTGGGCGGCGACGCGCAGATCGCCGAACTGGTGCTGGAGCATCAGTGCCAGCGCGTGATCTTCTTCGAGGACCCGCACGTGGCGCGCCAGCACGAGGCCGATATCCAGTTGCTGGAGCGGGCCGTGCGCGTGGTGACCGCCTCGGCCACCTGCGCTACCTCGCCGTCGGTGGCGCGCCGCTGGGCCCAGGCGGTACAGCGCCGGCAGGCCGGCCGCGCCTAG
- the iscA gene encoding iron-sulfur cluster assembly protein IscA, which translates to MAVTLTQSAANHVGRYLQKRGKGIGLRLGVRTTGCSGMAYKLEYVDEQAADDVVFDSFGVKVFIDPKSLAYLDGTELDYAREGLNEGFRFSNPNEKATCGCGESFTV; encoded by the coding sequence ATGGCGGTTACGTTGACTCAATCGGCCGCCAACCACGTCGGCCGCTACCTGCAAAAGCGCGGCAAGGGCATCGGCCTGCGCCTGGGCGTGCGCACGACCGGCTGCTCGGGCATGGCCTACAAGCTGGAGTACGTCGACGAGCAGGCCGCTGACGACGTGGTGTTCGACAGCTTCGGGGTCAAGGTTTTCATCGACCCCAAGAGCCTGGCGTACCTGGACGGCACCGAGCTGGATTACGCGCGCGAGGGCCTGAACGAAGGGTTCAGGTTCAGCAACCCCAACGAGAAGGCGACCTGCGGCTGCGGCGAGTCGTTCACGGTGTAG